A part of Lacibacter sp. H407 genomic DNA contains:
- a CDS encoding carboxylate-amine ligase: protein MGNINYKQFTLGVEEEYMVFDPATRELKSHEQKIVNEGQKVIKDKVKAEMHQAVVEVGTDICRDIDEAFTDVSLLRKTISGIAGNIGLAVGASGTHPFSHWQDQLITDHVRYNQIVNELQEAARSNLIFGLHVHVGIENRKMAIHLANSARYFLPHVYALSTNSPFWEGRMTGYKSFRTKVFDKFPRTGIPEYFDSIEAYENYVSLLIKTNCIDNAKKIWWDLRVHPFFNTIEFRICDVPMTVMETIAITGLFQAITAKLYKLRNTNMNFIQYQRALINENKWRASRYGIDGYLIDFGKEEETNTRALIYELLDFVDDVVDELGCRAAINYIPVMMENGTGADRQLKVYEETKNFTSVVDYIGGQFLSGI, encoded by the coding sequence ATGGGCAATATAAATTATAAACAATTCACATTAGGTGTAGAAGAAGAATACATGGTATTCGACCCCGCAACAAGGGAATTGAAAAGCCATGAACAAAAGATCGTTAATGAAGGACAGAAAGTGATCAAGGATAAAGTGAAAGCTGAAATGCATCAGGCAGTGGTGGAAGTAGGGACCGACATCTGTCGTGATATTGATGAGGCATTTACCGATGTTTCTCTATTACGAAAAACCATCAGCGGTATTGCAGGTAATATTGGACTGGCGGTTGGTGCAAGTGGTACTCATCCCTTCAGTCATTGGCAGGATCAGTTGATCACCGATCATGTTCGTTACAATCAAATTGTAAATGAATTGCAGGAAGCAGCACGAAGCAATCTTATTTTTGGTTTGCATGTACATGTTGGAATTGAAAACAGAAAGATGGCGATTCACTTAGCCAACTCTGCACGTTATTTTTTGCCGCATGTGTATGCTCTCAGTACCAACTCCCCTTTCTGGGAAGGACGAATGACCGGTTACAAATCGTTCCGCACAAAAGTATTTGATAAATTTCCCCGCACCGGCATACCTGAATATTTCGACAGCATTGAAGCCTACGAAAATTATGTTTCGCTATTGATCAAAACAAATTGTATCGACAATGCAAAAAAGATCTGGTGGGATCTGCGTGTACACCCTTTCTTCAATACCATAGAATTTCGTATTTGTGATGTACCGATGACGGTGATGGAAACCATTGCGATCACTGGTTTGTTCCAGGCAATTACTGCCAAGCTGTACAAGCTGCGGAATACGAATATGAATTTCATTCAATACCAACGGGCACTTATTAATGAAAATAAATGGCGTGCCAGCCGTTATGGAATTGATGGTTACTTAATTGATTTCGGTAAAGAGGAAGAAACCAATACACGTGCATTGATCTATGAATTGCTCGACTTTGTAGATGATGTGGTAGATGAATTAGGCTGCCGTGCTGCCATCAACTATATTCCTGTAATGATGGAGAATGGCACCGGTGCCGACAGACAATTAAAAGTATATGAAGAAACCAAAAACTTTACTTCCGTGGTAGATTACATTGGAGGACAGTTTTTGAGCGGCATCTGA
- a CDS encoding ATP-grasp domain-containing protein has translation MKKIGILHGKERSFPQAFVERINSKNIPGIMAEPVRIDKVVQGVNNGYAVIIDRISQDVPHYRAYLKNEAITGTAVINNPFWWSADDKFFNNCLATKIDVPVPKTVILPSKDTPDDTGDESFSNLAFPMDWEGMFNYIGFPAYMKPYAGGGWKNVYKLRSAEEFFEKHAETGQLVMLLQEEIVFEEYYRCYCIGRKHVRIMSYEPRNPHHLRYVADFQPSAEKLKMMTEIVLRINNYLGYDFNTVELALRDGVPYAIDFCNPAPDADLASVGQENFDWVVEASASYAIERALEQKDGADNLTWGEYVVRGANKQPLY, from the coding sequence ATGAAAAAGATCGGCATTTTACACGGTAAAGAACGCTCGTTTCCACAAGCTTTTGTTGAACGGATAAACAGTAAAAATATCCCGGGAATAATGGCGGAACCTGTACGTATCGACAAAGTGGTACAAGGTGTAAACAATGGATATGCAGTGATCATTGATCGTATATCGCAGGATGTACCACACTACCGTGCTTATTTAAAGAACGAAGCCATTACAGGAACTGCTGTGATCAACAATCCGTTTTGGTGGAGTGCCGATGATAAGTTTTTCAACAACTGCCTTGCAACAAAAATTGACGTTCCTGTTCCGAAGACGGTGATCCTTCCTTCAAAAGATACACCCGATGATACAGGTGATGAATCGTTCAGCAACCTTGCCTTTCCAATGGACTGGGAAGGAATGTTCAACTATATTGGTTTTCCGGCTTACATGAAACCGTATGCAGGCGGCGGCTGGAAAAATGTATACAAACTCCGTAGTGCTGAAGAGTTTTTTGAAAAGCATGCAGAAACCGGACAATTGGTGATGTTGCTGCAGGAAGAAATTGTGTTTGAAGAATATTACCGTTGCTATTGCATTGGCCGTAAGCATGTACGTATCATGAGTTATGAGCCACGTAATCCGCATCACTTACGTTATGTTGCCGATTTTCAACCATCAGCAGAAAAACTAAAGATGATGACGGAGATCGTACTTCGCATCAACAATTATCTCGGCTATGATTTCAATACTGTTGAACTTGCCTTACGTGATGGCGTGCCTTATGCGATTGATTTCTGCAACCCCGCTCCTGATGCAGACCTTGCAAGTGTTGGACAGGAAAATTTTGATTGGGTAGTGGAGGCATCGGCATCCTATGCAATTGAACGTGCACTTGAACAAAAAGACGGAGCTGACAATTTAACCTGGGGCGAGTATGTAGTACGTGGTGCAAATAAACAGCCGTTGTATTAA
- a CDS encoding alpha/beta hydrolase, with amino-acid sequence MLMEKRMRIVVENEEIYSVHLDRDVKLDIYLPTHVLKPETINLLLINDGQDLPKMPFAEILGDLYQQDKIEPLLCVGIHCGTERKMEYGIASQPDYLGRGARAADYTSFIFEELLPFLHRQYNIVQFKEKAFAGFSLGGLMALDLVWNNPEAFSKVGVFSGSLWWRQKAYDDGYTDEADRIMHNQVRDGIASPGLQFFFQTGLLDEKLDRNNNGVIDSIDDALDLISELKKKGYADSAIRYVELADGGHDVPTWAKAFPDFLKWGWGK; translated from the coding sequence ATGCTTATGGAGAAAAGGATGCGTATCGTTGTGGAAAATGAAGAAATATATTCCGTACATCTGGATCGTGATGTGAAGCTGGATATTTATCTGCCTACGCATGTCTTAAAACCGGAAACTATCAATCTGCTGCTGATCAATGATGGGCAGGATCTTCCAAAAATGCCATTTGCTGAAATTCTGGGTGATCTGTATCAACAAGATAAGATCGAGCCTCTTCTGTGTGTAGGTATTCATTGTGGTACCGAACGTAAAATGGAATATGGAATTGCCAGTCAGCCCGATTACCTGGGCCGTGGCGCAAGAGCAGCCGATTATACCAGTTTTATTTTTGAAGAGCTGTTGCCTTTTTTACACCGGCAGTACAACATTGTTCAGTTTAAAGAAAAAGCATTTGCAGGATTTTCATTGGGCGGTTTGATGGCACTCGATCTTGTATGGAACAATCCCGAAGCTTTCAGCAAGGTTGGAGTTTTTTCAGGTTCATTATGGTGGCGGCAAAAAGCATACGATGATGGGTACACAGATGAAGCCGATCGCATTATGCACAACCAGGTAAGAGATGGCATTGCATCACCAGGCTTACAGTTCTTTTTTCAAACCGGATTATTAGATGAAAAACTTGATCGCAACAACAATGGTGTGATCGATTCCATTGATGATGCTTTAGACCTGATCAGCGAATTAAAAAAGAAAGGATATGCTGATAGTGCTATCCGTTATGTTGAGCTTGCAGATGGCGGTCACGATGTGCCAACCTGGGCCAAAGCGTTCCCTGACTTTTTGAAATGGGGATGGGGGAAATAA
- a CDS encoding TonB-dependent receptor yields MLKIKKLLFVMMATFVTLAVGAQVTTSSISGSVKDKAGAELEGATITATHLPTGTTYSTVSKKGGIFNIPNARIGGPYKLKVEYVGQKAYEVEGFSLALGEPYDIRVDMSEDVKQIAEVVVTGGRRAAIEKTGTSTSINNRLITTIPSINRSVADFTRLTPQANGNSFAGRDARYNNIQIDGANLNNNFGLSNDPLPGGGNQPISLDVIDEISVNVSPFDVWQGNFTGAGINVVTKSGTNTFKGSAYTLYRNEKFNGTKVASTKLPDQTKRTNNIYGLTVGGPIIENKLFFFAGGEYEVETRPGITWTPTGGSGANNISRVLATDLKALSDTLNRRYGYQTGGYDNFPNFTTTNYKVFGRIDWNISKVHKLTARYNEMVGDQDIITNATSMPNNPNYTVPGGSGTRTNLPQSRFGQFAMSYENSIYAFRNIVRTGAVEINSSKGGKWSNQLLATFTLNKTTRTTPSTLFPFVDIFDGAGNNYISFGREPYSNNNDVTNRIFNITNNFKYFVGRHTLTAGVNYEQQFVGNMFMAGSQSYYAFRDLNDFYNNATPVAYTYTYSLVPDKTDGNGGVYSAEMKIGQLAAYLQDDINFNERFKMTVGLRVDVPIYLESPLENPTIKAFTFPGADGNPTNYSTGKWPKASPVFSPRVGFRWDAVGDKSLIVRGGVGLFTGRFPFVFLTNMPSNSQMYQGNVALTTPAQLAGITFNPDPTAYRNQFPSTAGGPLPSGASPVLVDPNFKFPQVARLNIAADKRLGGGWSVTFEGIFNKDVNAIRMRNANEKAPDTRFNGVDTRPRYSLTGNGAPALALRRLYPSLPTAIVLENTNKGGGLQLSAQLTKSFSKGFFATAAYTYTAMFDVTSNPGSTAASVWNSTATTTTQNDLQQGWANNAIPHRFIASTGYTFKYLKALSTTVTLFYEGSPQGNFSYVYQNDMNGDGNAADLMYIPRNQSEIIFVPITGSTPFTAQQQWDAFNQFIENSSLKNRRGGYTNRNEALLPWVHNVNLQVQQDFSFNIGNRKHTFRLQADVLNFANMLNKNWGVRYNNYSGNTNNVTPLVFNSVDPTTGAPRYTMQVVSGRLPTTPFQLNRSVTSVWGAQLGLRYIF; encoded by the coding sequence ATGCTAAAAATCAAAAAACTGCTCTTTGTGATGATGGCTACATTTGTTACCCTTGCTGTTGGTGCACAGGTAACAACCAGTAGTATTTCAGGTTCTGTAAAAGACAAAGCTGGTGCCGAATTAGAAGGTGCTACTATTACTGCAACCCATCTTCCTACAGGAACTACTTATTCTACCGTTTCCAAAAAAGGTGGGATATTCAATATTCCCAACGCAAGAATTGGCGGACCTTACAAATTGAAAGTAGAGTATGTTGGTCAGAAAGCTTACGAAGTTGAAGGTTTCAGCCTCGCACTTGGTGAGCCATATGATATTCGTGTTGATATGAGCGAAGATGTGAAGCAGATTGCTGAAGTTGTAGTTACCGGAGGCAGACGTGCTGCAATTGAAAAAACAGGTACCTCAACAAGTATCAATAACAGGTTAATTACAACAATTCCTTCCATAAACCGGTCTGTCGCAGATTTTACACGTTTAACTCCACAGGCAAACGGTAACAGTTTTGCAGGTCGTGATGCCCGTTATAATAACATTCAAATCGATGGTGCAAACCTGAATAATAATTTTGGTTTGAGTAACGATCCACTACCAGGTGGAGGTAACCAACCAATTTCTTTAGATGTAATTGATGAGATCTCTGTAAATGTTTCTCCGTTTGATGTTTGGCAAGGTAACTTTACGGGTGCTGGTATTAACGTTGTAACAAAAAGCGGTACCAATACTTTTAAAGGAAGTGCCTATACTTTATACCGTAATGAAAAATTCAACGGAACGAAAGTGGCATCTACAAAACTCCCTGACCAAACAAAGCGTACGAATAATATTTATGGTTTAACTGTTGGCGGACCGATCATTGAGAATAAATTATTCTTCTTTGCGGGTGGTGAATATGAAGTTGAAACTCGCCCTGGTATAACATGGACTCCTACAGGTGGATCGGGCGCTAATAATATTTCACGTGTATTGGCAACTGATCTAAAAGCATTGTCTGATACGCTTAACAGAAGATATGGATATCAAACAGGTGGTTATGATAATTTCCCAAATTTTACCACAACCAATTACAAAGTATTTGGCCGTATCGACTGGAACATCAGCAAAGTGCACAAATTAACTGCACGTTATAATGAAATGGTTGGTGATCAGGATATCATTACCAATGCTACGTCAATGCCAAACAACCCGAACTATACTGTTCCGGGAGGTTCAGGCACAAGAACAAACTTGCCACAAAGCCGCTTTGGACAGTTTGCAATGTCTTACGAAAATTCGATCTATGCATTTCGAAATATTGTACGCACAGGTGCAGTAGAAATCAACAGTTCAAAAGGTGGCAAATGGTCCAACCAGTTATTGGCAACATTTACATTAAATAAAACAACCAGAACAACACCAAGTACGTTGTTTCCGTTTGTTGATATTTTTGATGGTGCCGGCAACAACTATATCAGCTTTGGACGTGAACCATATTCAAATAACAACGATGTAACCAACCGTATTTTTAATATTACCAACAACTTTAAATATTTTGTTGGTCGTCATACCCTCACCGCAGGTGTTAATTACGAGCAACAATTTGTTGGAAATATGTTTATGGCGGGTTCACAAAGCTACTATGCGTTTCGTGACCTGAACGATTTCTATAATAACGCAACTCCGGTTGCGTACACCTACACTTATTCGCTTGTTCCTGATAAAACAGATGGCAATGGTGGTGTGTATTCTGCGGAGATGAAAATCGGTCAGCTGGCAGCTTATTTACAAGACGACATCAACTTCAACGAACGCTTCAAAATGACTGTTGGTTTGCGTGTGGATGTTCCAATTTATCTTGAAAGTCCATTGGAAAATCCAACTATCAAAGCATTTACATTCCCGGGTGCTGATGGCAACCCTACAAATTATAGTACTGGCAAATGGCCGAAGGCTTCTCCAGTATTCAGTCCACGTGTTGGTTTCCGCTGGGATGCTGTTGGCGACAAGAGTTTGATCGTTCGTGGTGGTGTTGGTTTATTTACAGGTCGTTTCCCGTTTGTATTCCTTACCAATATGCCATCTAACAGTCAGATGTACCAAGGTAACGTAGCACTTACAACTCCTGCTCAATTAGCAGGTATTACTTTTAACCCTGATCCAACCGCATATCGCAATCAGTTTCCTTCAACTGCTGGTGGTCCTTTGCCATCTGGCGCATCTCCTGTACTGGTTGATCCAAACTTTAAATTTCCTCAGGTTGCACGTCTCAATATTGCAGCAGACAAGCGTTTAGGTGGTGGATGGTCAGTTACATTTGAAGGTATTTTCAACAAAGATGTAAATGCGATCCGTATGCGCAATGCAAATGAGAAAGCTCCAGATACCAGGTTTAATGGTGTTGACACACGCCCCCGTTATTCGTTAACAGGTAATGGTGCACCAGCTTTGGCATTACGTCGTCTTTACCCTTCTTTACCCACTGCAATTGTACTTGAAAACACAAACAAAGGTGGTGGTTTACAATTATCAGCACAGTTGACAAAAAGTTTCAGCAAGGGCTTCTTTGCAACAGCAGCGTACACCTATACGGCTATGTTTGATGTTACCAGCAACCCTGGCTCAACAGCAGCATCAGTTTGGAACAGCACAGCCACTACTACCACTCAAAATGATTTGCAGCAAGGCTGGGCAAATAATGCGATCCCGCATCGTTTTATTGCTTCAACAGGTTATACATTCAAATACCTGAAGGCATTGTCAACAACTGTAACACTTTTCTATGAAGGCTCTCCTCAGGGTAACTTCAGCTACGTGTACCAGAATGATATGAATGGTGATGGTAACGCAGCTGATTTGATGTACATCCCACGTAATCAAAGCGAAATTATTTTCGTTCCAATTACCGGATCTACACCATTTACTGCACAACAACAATGGGATGCTTTCAATCAATTTATTGAGAACAGCTCATTAAAAAACAGAAGAGGTGGATATACAAACAGGAATGAAGCATTGTTACCATGGGTACACAATGTGAACCTTCAGGTTCAGCAAGACTTCAGTTTTAATATTGGCAACCGCAAACACACTTTCCGTTTACAGGCTGATGTGTTGAACTTTGCTAACATGCTAAACAAAAACTGGGGTGTACGTTACAATAATTACTCTGGTAACACAAATAATGTAACTCCATTAGTGTTTAACAGTGTTGATCCAACTACAGGCGCACCCAGATATACAATGCAAGTTGTTAGTGGTCGTCTCCCAACAACTCCGTTCCAGTTGAACAGAAGTGTTACAAGTGTATGGGGCGCACAGCTTGGTCTTCGTTATATTTTCTAA
- a CDS encoding bifunctional 3,4-dihydroxy-2-butanone-4-phosphate synthase/GTP cyclohydrolase II, with protein sequence MLHSIESAIEDIRLGKMVIVVDDEDRENEGDFIIAARHATPEVINFMSKNGRGLICAALTDERCRELQLDAMVSSNTSLHETAFTISVDLIGQGTSTGISAHDRSKTILALINKDTRPEDLARPGHIFPLRAKPGGVLRRTGHTEATIDLARLAGLEPAGVLVEIMNEDGSMARLPQLELIAEKFDVKIISIKDLIEYRLKTDSLIEEVVRVEMPTAFGHFQLVAFREKETAQEHLALIKGEWKEGEPVLVRVHSSCFTGDILGSLRCDCGDQLHGAMQMVEKEGKGVVLYMNQEGRGIGLLNKLKAYKLQEQGMDTVEANLHLGLPMDARDYGVGAQILRTLNVTKLKLISNNPKKRAGLLGYGLEIVDTVPISIAPNEFNQKYLETKRDKMGHNILK encoded by the coding sequence ATGCTTCATTCTATTGAAAGTGCTATTGAAGATATTCGTTTGGGAAAGATGGTGATCGTGGTGGATGATGAAGACCGTGAAAATGAAGGTGATTTTATTATTGCTGCCCGCCACGCAACGCCGGAAGTGATCAATTTTATGAGCAAGAACGGCAGAGGGCTGATTTGCGCTGCCCTTACGGATGAACGTTGTCGTGAATTACAACTGGATGCGATGGTTTCGTCCAATACATCACTACATGAAACGGCCTTTACCATTTCTGTTGACTTGATCGGACAGGGAACCAGCACCGGCATATCTGCACACGATCGCTCGAAAACAATTCTTGCCCTGATCAATAAAGACACCAGACCCGAAGACCTCGCTCGTCCGGGACATATTTTTCCTCTCCGTGCAAAACCAGGCGGCGTTTTACGCAGAACCGGGCACACAGAAGCAACGATCGATCTGGCTCGTTTAGCTGGTTTGGAACCTGCGGGCGTGTTGGTAGAAATTATGAATGAAGATGGAAGCATGGCCCGTTTACCTCAACTGGAATTGATCGCTGAAAAATTTGATGTGAAGATCATTTCGATCAAAGATTTGATCGAGTATCGATTGAAAACAGACTCATTAATTGAAGAAGTTGTACGGGTGGAAATGCCAACCGCCTTTGGGCATTTTCAATTGGTCGCATTCCGGGAAAAAGAAACCGCACAAGAGCATCTGGCGTTGATCAAAGGTGAATGGAAAGAGGGCGAACCTGTTTTGGTGCGTGTACATTCATCTTGTTTTACAGGCGATATTCTTGGATCGCTGCGTTGCGATTGTGGCGATCAGTTACATGGTGCCATGCAAATGGTTGAGAAGGAGGGGAAGGGTGTTGTGTTGTATATGAATCAGGAAGGTCGTGGTATTGGATTGCTGAATAAACTCAAAGCATATAAACTGCAGGAGCAGGGAATGGATACGGTGGAAGCAAATCTGCATCTTGGTTTACCTATGGATGCAAGAGATTATGGAGTTGGTGCGCAGATATTGCGTACACTTAATGTAACAAAGCTGAAACTTATCAGTAATAATCCAAAGAAACGGGCCGGCTTACTTGGGTATGGACTTGAAATTGTTGATACAGTGCCCATCAGCATTGCACCGAATGAATTCAATCAAAAATACCTGGAAACAAAACGGGATAAAATGGGACATAACATCCTGAAGTAA